Proteins encoded together in one Catellatospora citrea window:
- a CDS encoding DUF6328 family protein encodes MTDIDGDRRPEPAEDPDERWNRNYSELLQELRVAQTGVQILFAFLLTLPFSVGFEKINGTERVLYVVTFVCSALAAALLIAPVSYHRLSFREGRKPQIVRTAHVLAQFGLFFEMSAIVLAIYLVVEVVAGVRWAGFLGGGMALIYILLWYVLPLATKPSQPGD; translated from the coding sequence GTGACTGACATCGACGGCGACCGGCGGCCGGAGCCGGCGGAGGACCCGGACGAGCGGTGGAACCGCAACTACTCGGAGCTGCTGCAGGAGCTGCGGGTCGCGCAGACCGGCGTGCAGATCCTGTTCGCGTTCCTGCTGACGCTGCCGTTCTCGGTGGGCTTCGAGAAGATCAACGGCACCGAGCGGGTGCTGTACGTGGTCACGTTCGTCTGCAGCGCGCTCGCCGCGGCCCTGCTGATCGCGCCGGTCAGCTACCACCGGCTGTCGTTCCGGGAGGGGCGCAAGCCGCAGATCGTGCGCACCGCGCACGTGCTGGCGCAGTTCGGCCTGTTCTTCGAGATGTCCGCGATCGTGCTGGCGATCTACCTGGTGGTGGAGGTGGTGGCGGGGGTGCGCTGGGCGGGCTTCCTGGGCGGCGGCATGGCCCTGATCTACATCCTGCTCTGGTATGTGCTGCCGCTGGCAACCAAGCCGTCGCAGCCCGGCGACTGA